In the Dioscorea cayenensis subsp. rotundata cultivar TDr96_F1 chromosome 12, TDr96_F1_v2_PseudoChromosome.rev07_lg8_w22 25.fasta, whole genome shotgun sequence genome, one interval contains:
- the LOC120273022 gene encoding thioredoxin-like 1-2, chloroplastic: MAEALGQSKLVAPCGGRRSASPLPKRKPSLVACRRSSSASPSFRSLSSSSLRRSGFLGEKLVFGDRRGEALKGRVDGLHVKMNLSIGKGLKWWEKGLQPNMKEIQSAQDLVDSLLNGENKLIIVDFFSHGCGGCKALHPKICQFAEMNPEITFLQVNYEIHKSMCYSLNVHVLPFFRFYRGAQGRLCNFSCTNATIKKFKDALAKHGTERCSLGPAKGLEESELMALASNKDLSFRYTKKPMPVEQLSGLNHEEFVVTASRGLKSTESESKEEALVR, translated from the exons ATGGCGGAAGCGTTGGGTCAGAGCAAGCTCGTTGCGCCATGCGGGGGTCGTCGGTCTGCGTCTCCTTTGCCGAAGAGAAAGCCGTCTTTGGTGGCGTGTCGCCGTTCTTCGTCGGCGTCTCCGAGTTTTAGGTCTTtgagttcttcttctttgaggaGGAGTGGGTTTCTGGGAGAGAAATTGGTTTTTGGGGATCGGAGAGGGGAGGCTTTGAAAGGgcgtgttgatggtcttcatGTTAAG ATGAACCTATCCATTGGAAAAGGATTAAAATGGTGGGAGAAAGGACTGCAGccaaacatgaaggaaataCAATCAGCACAAGATCTTGTTGATTCCTTACTGAATGGAGAAAACAAGCTTATTATCGTCGATTTCTTCTCCCATGGTTGTGGAGGCTGCAAAGCTCTCCATCCAAAG ATTTGCCAATTTGCAGAGATGAACCCGGAAATCACATTTCTGCAAGTGAACTATGAGATACATAAATCCATGTGTTATAGTTTGAATGTTCATGTCCTTCCCTTCTTTCGATTTTACAGAGGAGCTCAAGGTCGCCTTTGCAACTTTAGCTGCACCAATGCAACT ATTAAGAAGTTCAAGGATGCATTGGCCAAGCACGGCACGGAACGGTGTAGCCTTGGACCGGCTAAAGGCTTGGAAGAATCAGAACTCATGGCATTGGCTTCGAACAAAGATTTATCGTTTAGATATACGAAGAAACCAATGCCTGTTGAACAATTATCTGGTTTAAATCATGAAGAGTTTGTTGTTACGGCGTCGAGAGGCTTGAAATCGACGGAGTCTGAGAGCAAAGAAGAAGCTCTTGTAAGGTGA